Sequence from the Lampris incognitus isolate fLamInc1 chromosome 12, fLamInc1.hap2, whole genome shotgun sequence genome:
TagcaaataacccccccccccccacacacacacacaatgagtcgAGCTCTGGCCTCATTGggctccccctccctctttttaTCTTTTCAATTCGTTCTGTAGTCTCCTTGAGTACCTTGAATGGCGTTTTCAAATCCAACTTATTCAGTTATTGACTGGAATACCTCTACAGTTGCAATTTTAAAGAGAGCAAGCACATCAAAAATTGAGCATTTGCGTCAACTTTTTTAAATCAGAAAGAATGATGCAGCAACCAACTCCTTCCCCTCGCCTTGggtaaacaaatacaaaaatgcTCTACATGTTGGCATCACTAATAAATGACATATATAAACAGACTTGTTGGGATGTTACTTAATTCATTTTTTATCAGAATAGGGCTGAACCAAAAGTGCGTCCGGGTAacttggcagtctattccattgcttaccaacatggggctcagcggttcgaatccccgtgttacctcatgTTACCTCCACTTACATCTGTGCAGCTTtacactcccccccccaaaaaaaagccaaACTATAAGAATGTCATATCTGCAAGTCTTAAACATCTCTGCATGATATATTATCGAAATCCAGAAGCTTCCTTGCCTCACAGAATTCTCTCACTTCCTGGGGAGTGCGTATATACGTATCAATTTCACTATCTGATATATCTTCATCACCAGTTATGTCCTTTTGTAAAGACCCTTCCACTCTCCTACATTTAGCATTTCTAGCAGAAGGGGGACAAAACAAAACTCTTTTAGTCCAATGTGCTGCTGTGGCCTGGCTCCCCTGAGGGACTGTGTCTTTGCTTAGCTTGGGCAAAGTGCATAAGTTAGTGTCTTCATCGCCTTTTTGTTGGTCACTTCCAGCATTTGACTCGCATGTGTCCATACATGACATAGCTGGAGTCTGTTCCACCTTGCCAACGATTTGACAAGGTGTCTTCGTCTGGATTTCAAGTGCAGTGTCCTCTAACCTGGGCTGGAGCTCAGATAACAGGGATTCCTCATGGGTTCTCAGAGCACTCCAAAGCAGGCCATACCtatgttccagaatatcccccacCAGATGCATCACATTGTCTGGTTTCACCTCAGCCTCTTTCCAGGGAAGCTCCTGGCCAAGCCTGCATAGTACCTCTTTCATTTCAGTTATTCTCTTTACCGCTGCCTTATGTTTTTTTACCTTAGCCAGCTCACAGAATTTACCAAGTGAGAACTTTAGACGGATCTTGGTAGGCTTCAAGGACTGCCAGGCCAAGAAGACGGATGCCATCATGATGGGGACGGGCGTTCGGCCAGTCACAATCCAAGAATCTGCAGCCAACTCCACCAAGGCAACAGCTCGCTTTGTCAAATCTTTGACGTTTTCAGCCAACTCTTCGGGAACGTGAGGAGAGCTAAGCTTGTATCTGACAGAAAGGGAGTATAACATTCTGATTAGCACAGGCTCATCCAGTTTTTCCCTATAGACTTGTGATAAGCTCTTTAGAGACAACACATCCTGCTAAAAGTCCACATAACTGCATAAACTCAAGAGGGGCTGAATATTGATGTCCACATCAGGAGCATTTTATAATCTAAAATGGTGAGTGATTTCATTGTCTGAGATACCAGCGTCATCACTTTTTTAAACTTGCATGTCAGGAACACTACCTGCATTGTCTTTGTTTTATTTACAATATGGAATTATTAGGAGGATTACATTTCCATTAATTGTAATATTTTCATTACTCTATGTTCTAAAGATatttgttttaataataatagttatcattattattataataagtaTTGACATCTACAAATGGAAACTGGTTTCATGAATTCTACACACTGGAACACTTCAGATGGAGGCACTgaactctgattttttttttttaatttaacagcAGTTTGACCCCTAAATATCATAACCCACTTTACATTTTCTGAAATGGTCTATCTCCAAAAGTGATGAAACCTTATTAGATTCCCAGGTGATGAGCCTTCTTATGAGGATGTGAAAAAGATAAATCAAGTATTAGTATTTCAAGCCAATAGCATTGGAGATGCCATTTCCCATAGAGTGAGCTGTGTCTCACTCAGTTTCCTTCAGAGAACCATGGCTACAAAgtaaccaaccatttaattggAAGATCATTTTGATATGTTTTTAGCTTTTTTTAATGacatcacttaaaaaaaaactcaatttaAACCTTTGCATCATACTTACTCCTGACAGTGGGTGTCTATTACGTCAGTGATGCCAAAGATGGGAGGTTCGATATTCAGAGTCTTGACCATCTTCTTATAAACAGCTGCCATTATGACTGGGTCAGCCTCCAGAAGGCAGCTGATGGTGCCAATGGTAACGGGCCACTGGTGCAGTCTGCAGCTTACAAGCACACAACATCCGGTTAGAGTCTCCTTCTTCTGAAGCCTGACTTTAATGAAATTGGGGTGTTCATATGCCTGCTTGTAATAGGTCTGTGCACGTGCCTCTATTGTCCTGTTGAGTCTGAGTGTCCGACATATGGCACAGACTCGTTGCAGGCCTGTTGGGATTCAATAAAATTCTGTGTAAGACTGAGAGATGTAGGAGATGTGAGTAACTCATTTCTAACATATACTTTATATTCAATGACAAATACTTTATATTCAAGGATAATAAAATAATCTCCACACACATTGCCACAATTTCAATAGAACCAATTTACCTTTAATCTGATTTCGACACGGCAGTTTTGCCACAGCTGTAGTTTGGCTGTATCTGACATCTACAAACAATGAACCACACAAAGAGAGAAGTAAATACACCCTGCCAAAATCAGACTGACAGACTTTTAAATGGCAAATACAATAATAATGGAGAAGGAACCATATACCAGAAGTAACGAAATATGAATCATGGAACAGCTACTGATAGTGTTTGCaaccatgtctgtgaatgttctcattcatccaggtcatggttatctaaaggagttgaatcaagtgcaactggacttggtatatatccgtgaagacatttcgcctctcatccaagaggcttccgcagttcgtgcctttctgactagaccaagctagtctgactggctggtgatgagactcagaatttatcctctttggagtcgttgtcagagctatagatgtccatggctctttgtgttccgatgtttaccaacgcccgtcgctagtctagtcagaaaggcacgaactgaggaagcctcttggatgagaggcgaaacgtcttcacggatatataccaagtccagttgcacttgattcaactcctctggatGTTTGCAACCATGCTGCTTACCAAGACTTTATTTGCACTCTCTATTTTGTTTAGTTATGTTTAACCAATGCCAGACTTGGTACACAATGACAAACGTTTACATGAACGTAACTTATTCTCGTGCACTCGGGCGATGAAGTGCGTCACAGAAAGCCTTTAATGGGCCACACTACTCAAAGTGCTGTTCAACGATTAATCGCTGGCTGCCATACCTGTGCCTTCACTGTGTTGTGCGGTGAGATTATCCTCAGATAAGACATAGCCACAGTCAGCACACACACGCTGACTCTGGGAGAAAAGATCGTCTTCAACGACGTCTGAGGAGCCGCAGTCCGGACACCTCACGCCTACACTCGACATATTCAACGCTGTTAAGACTGATTTAAGTTGAACTGATTAATTCATAACAGAGGCAAACTATCGCGACAGTCGTCAGGACAAAACACCTCGACAAAGCAGAGCACACCGCCGCCAGCTTGGAACTGCGAATAGAAATCAGCTGTTGAGAAACATTGGTTGGTGCACGGGGAATTGCAACCGTGTAGATACAACAGCGTTACCAAAGGTTCCGCTTAAATCGGTAACGTGCCATTCATACCATCATTGTTATAGCGATATATTAACTAATAAGAGCCGTACACTGAGACGTAAATTGGAAATGTTATTTTGTGACATGAACCGTAACAGTAATACCGTGAAAAAATGTTGGTCACAGTGCACTGCTTTTTTATCatttgactggcatctcggaggggatggcgacacaccacctgaagctcaatctgggcaagacagagctgatgttcctcccggggaaaggttgcccgcaccgagacctggccgtcGCCACTGACAACAcagtggtgacgccaactcggactgcgaggaatctgggtgggatcctggacgaccaactgccgtttgctgcaaacgttgcatgggttgctcgctcctgcagatttctcctctataacatcagcagGATTCGTccatacggtggcgcagtggcgcggtcgcctcacagcaagaaggtcctgggttcgagccccgggttgtccaaccttggtgagccccgggttgtccaaccttggtgagtcccgggtcgtcccgggtcgtcctctgcgtggagtttgcatgttctccctgtgtctgcgtgggtttcctccgggggctccggtttcctcccacagtccaaagacgtttgtgtgtgtgtgtgtgtgtgtgtgtgtgtgtgtgtgtgtgtgtgtgtgtgtgtgtgtgtgtgtgtgtgtgtgtgtgtgtgtgtgtgtgtgtgtgtgtgtgtgtgtgtgtgtgtgtgtatcgaccctgtgatggcctggcggcctgtccagggtgtctccccgcctgccgcccgatgactgctggaataggatccagcatccccgcgaccctgagagcaggataagcggttcaccgacgggacggcacaggtgctcatgcaggctctggtcatcttccGGCTGGACttcggcaactccctccttgctggtgccatcagacctctggagcttgttcagaatgtctcGTCTGGTGtttaaccgccctaagttctcccacacatctccccttctcatgtccctacactggctccgcttaagactctggtgctagcctacagggcagtgaagggaacagcgccttcctatctccaggccatggtcatgGCTGCGGATggacctggtcacggctcttttctgtcctggccccacagtggtgggatgaactccccactcatgtcaggacagcggagtcgctgcccatctttcggcgcaggttgaaaactcacctcttcaagaactactaccctgttacttgttcttagcacttattgttgTAACCtgtggaaataggtaccacacaggacacaatcactacttttggggttctttattttTTGGTGTGATCACTCTAAATTGATGGCTTAGGCAAAAAGATTtcatggtttaggcagaaagatttcaaacaattacaaaaaaacaaaaaattccatttcccttcacagggacctccaagttgaggttctggctttgttcaaaaatcctaatatcttgctaatcacgtttggacttcctcaaacagtctgtacatcccaccacattcatcgcgctatttgcacccatggatttcattagatggactcagaatgcatctcgcctgcatctctcagctcACTCAACCGGAAAAAGGACCAGAATCCCCTGAGCACAAGAGGAAGAAATTCGCCAatctcgccctctagtggcaagagattgtaacagctaagagttaacCCTTTTTATGATTTTTGCTGTTCCCTTAGGtacaatcttactttttaaaattgtttgtacatatgaattatattttaacataacaataactgtaaatacctcttcccttgtacatagttaaaccaaaataaaatctattctcttttttatactgaacatatttgcACAGGGTACACggaatttaccacctggctacattgtattcactcatctaaaaaaaaaactttcttgcgcttttactttagcactggttttgctcttagatgctggtttagagagaagatgcacttatgacctctgatgactagtagttctcctgattccctacgttaaatgcacttattgtaagtcgctttggataaaagcgttggctaaatggctgtaatgtaatgtaaatttgCATCGCTGTCGTGTTTAGAATAAGAGTTAACAGTCTAGAAACtctatattttttttattgttgcaTTTTTGTAGGACTTCCCCGGGGGGGGGACATACAATACATGGCGTTTTATTAAGCATAGCAGCAAAATGGCTCTGTGTTTGAAAGAAGAGGCAACGTTATTGTGAGTAACAAACAGATGTGGCAGATCAGGTTGGTGTTAAACTTTTACCAACAGATATGATATCAATACACCCCAAGTTCGACCTTTGTATATGTGGGTAGGGGCGGTGCTGATACGACAGCTGGCGACTCTGGATGCATCACCAAGTTTGGGATCACCAAGCACGAATGCAGTTACACCATAGCTGTTAGTAAAGCTAAATTAAAATGACATCCATGACTGTGGTTTTGACAACAAATCAATAGCCTGCATTTGATTCTAATTATGATTTGTGGGGAGTGGCTCCTCGGATTTTTACAGTAATCAAGTGGCCCGTCGGTCTGATTCTTGCTTTCAAGTCCCAGACGAGGCACATCCGACCAGTAACTGAACAAATGCTGGTTCCATCCTTGCCCTCCTCTAGGGGTTGGATAAAACTGCAGGGTGTACTTGACCTGGTGGTTGCCAGGGATTATTTCTATGGTGCCCTGGTATTATATCTGTAGTGTCCACTTCCTCTGCCCTTGAGCAAGTTGCGAAACTACAAAAATCCCACTGTTGCTGACCCTTTGCTCTGACCCCTCTGAAGAAATGCATATGTGGAATGCATGTGTGATTTATAGTTGGGTGGGATAAAGGAAAATATACATTTCAGTCAGCCTTTTGCAAAACTGACAATATACTCTTCTGCCCGTCTTCTAATCTTTATGGATATCCGTTTAGTACATAATATAGAAATCCTTATTTACAAAATAGATACATTATTTTTTTACAGCACAAAAAGCTTCATCTCTAAAATGGATAAACAGTGAGCTTAATGGATGAGCAGCAAGCTGGAAGCTCAGTTCAAATCAATCTAGTATAACAAAGATGTGCAAACATAGACTATGCATTTTGTGTTTCTTTTCCCTTTTGTTGTTGATTTATTGCATCACTATTTAACAAAAGTATTGTGGAATGGCATACATAAGCTCTTAACCAAACTCCATAGCATTGCACTAATTCTGTCAGTATGATTATTTCTAGTACAAGCTTCCAATGCAATCTGATTAGTTATGAGAGAGACAAAGTTGAGGCAGTAAAGTGTCTTATATGTTCGTCTTGACAGAACTTAGAGACATCAGAATACTTGGTTTCTCTTCTATGACACGTAAGAGCAAGTTGTCGATATACTGCTCAAGCTCCGAAATTTTCTTGTCTCTCTCGGAGAGCTGGCtttgctgatccagcaccagagAGATGAGTTCCTCCCGAGTCAACTGGCAGTAGGGCCTTTTCACCTGTGGAAGGAAAGGGAGCGCTGAACAGGTGGTAGTCAATACAAACCGAATACTCTTAAAGATGCCAATGTAGCTGCTGGTAACTGTGCTGAGATACCTGAACATGTGCCATGAACAAGATCATCATGCATAACTGAGCCATAAAAAATACATGAACTTATTAAATCAATCAATcgatgacttacatttgtatacATGATAATACATAAGTTACCTTTATGCCCTCTTGAACACCACCAAGCATTGCTGCAGATTTTCTGTCATCTGAACCCTGGATGACAGAGGCAGGTTGGTGTTCCAGTGGGTTTAGCGGTTTAACAAGATGAGGCCTGCGATGACATGAAAAGGGTGAGAAACAGAGGGATGGGGGAGAGCCAAAGTGAACATGCTGG
This genomic interval carries:
- the brf2 gene encoding transcription factor IIIB 50 kDa subunit is translated as MSSVGVRCPDCGSSDVVEDDLFSQSQRVCADCGYVLSEDNLTAQHSEGTDVRYSQTTAVAKLPCRNQIKGLQRVCAICRTLRLNRTIEARAQTYYKQAYEHPNFIKVRLQKKETLTGCCVLVSCRLHQWPVTIGTISCLLEADPVIMAAVYKKMVKTLNIEPPIFGITDVIDTHCQEYKLSSPHVPEELAENVKDLTKRAVALVELAADSWIVTGRTPVPIMMASVFLAWQSLKPTKIRLKFSLGKFCELAKVKKHKAAVKRITEMKEVLCRLGQELPWKEAEVKPDNVMHLVGDILEHRYGLLWSALRTHEESLLSELQPRLEDTALEIQTKTPCQIVGKVEQTPAMSCMDTCESNAGSDQQKGDEDTNLCTLPKLSKDTVPQGSQATAAHWTKRVLFCPPSARNAKCRRVEGSLQKDITGDEDISDSEIDTYIRTPQEVREFCEARKLLDFDNISCRDV